The DNA window GCGGGGCGTCCGGGGCGGTCGTCCGCAGGTGGGCCGCGTCCTGGCCGGGTGGGGCGCCGAACAGGCGACGGTACTCCCGGCTGAACTGGGACGGGCTGTCGTACCCGACCACGAACCCCACCGAGGTCACGTCCCCGGCGCTGGCCGCCAGCAGTGCCCGGGCCTGCTGCAGGCGGATGCGTTTCTGGAACTGGATCGGCGTCATCGCGGTGATGGCCCGGAAGTGCCGATGGAACGACGAGACGCTCATCCCCGACAGGCGGGCCAGGTCGTTGACGCGCAGCGCTTCCGCGTAGTGGTCACGAATCCACCGGATCGCCCGGCTGACGTGCGTCAGGTTGCTGTCGGCCAGGCCGATCTGCGCCACGGTGGCGCCCTGGGCGCCGGTCAACAGCCTCCACAGCACCTCGCGCTCGAGCATCGGCCCGAGTATCCGCAGATCACCCGGGCGCTCGGCGAGCCGCACCAGCCGGACGACGGCGTCCAGCAGGTCGTCGTCGGCATCGCTGACCGCCATCCCCGGCGGGGTGCCCACCGACCGGGGGAGGTCGGCGTCCAACAGGATCGACGCGATCACCGACGGACGGAGCTCCATTCCGAAGCCGAGGAACGGCGCCTCGGTGACGTAGCCGGTGATCGGCGCGTCGATCGTGACGACGAGGAACTGGCCGGCCGCATAGTCGTAGGTCCGATCGTGCAGGATGGCCCGCTTGGCGCCCTGGGCCACCACCGCGAGCCGCGGCCGGGAGGTCGACAGCATCGGCGCGGTCGGGCCCGCCACCGCGGACAACGTGATCCCGTCCAGCCCCGCCCCCGGCGCGTGCGCCGTGATGAGCCGACGCAAGGCGTCCAGTGAAGGCATGTCCCCAGCGTACGATCCCGCCGAGGTTGGCAGGATCGTGCATTCGACGAGCAGCATCGGTCTACTCGCCCGACCGCGCCCGCGGTTGCATCGAAGCATGCGAACGAGCCTTGATTCCTACGTCACGCTGGGCCGCTCCGGCCTCCGGGTCAGCCCCCTCACCCTCGGCACGATGACGTTCGGGGAGGACAGCGGCTGGGGCTGCAGTCCCGAGGAGTCCGAGAAGATCCTGCAGACCTACCTGGACCGCGGCGGCAACAGCATCGACACCGCGAACATCTACACCAACGGGCACTCCGAGAAGATCCTCGGCGACTACTTCGCGGCTCGGCCCGGCCTGCGCGACCGGATCGTCCTCGGCACGAAGTTCTTCGCCAACCTCTACCCGGGCGACCCCAACGGCGGCGGCGCCGGCCGGAAGGCGATCATCGCCCAGCTCGAGCAGTCACTGCGCCGGTTGCGGACCGACTACGTCGACCTGTACTGGCTGCACAACTGGGACCGCGGGGCACCGATCGAGGAGACGCTGCGGGCCATGGACGACCTGGTCACCGCGGGCAAGGTCCGCTACCTCGGCCTCTCCGACGTGCCGGCCTGGTACGCGGCCGAGGCGCAGACCACCGCCAGGTTCCGCGGCTGGTCGCCGGTCGTCGCGATGCAGTTGGAGTACTCGCTGCTCGAGCGGACGGTCGAGGGTGAGCTGATCCCGATGGCCCGGCACCACGGCCTGGCCGTGATGCCCTGGGGGCCGTTGAAGAGCGGGTTCCTGTCCGGCAAGTACACCCGCGAGACCGCCGGCGCGGTCCTTTCGCCCCGGTCCGCGCTGGTCGGCGTCCCGTCGGCCGACGACTACGACGTGATCGACGCGCTCCGCGCGGTCGCCGGTGACGTCGGGGCGAGCCCGGCCGCCGTCGCGCTGGCCTGGGCGCGCGGGCGGGCCGGGGTCGGCTCGACGCTGATCGGGGCCCGCAGCGTCGAGCAGCTCAACGCCAACCTCGAATCGCTGGCCGTCGAGCTCGCTCCGGAGCAGGTCGCGGCGCTGGACGAGGTCTCGGCGCCGACGATGAACTTCCCCGCGGCCAACCATGCCCACCTCGCCCCGATGCTCCAGTTCTCCGGCGCGACCGTCGACGGCGTGCACACCGACGTCTGGTCGTCACTCGCCAACAGCCCGGCCCGGTATTAGCTGCGGGAGCAGCGCGAGCAGGGCCCGGGCGGCCGCGCTCGGCCGGCGCTCGGCCGAGATCGCGGCCGACAGCGGCCACTCGACGTCGGCCCCGGTCACCGGCAACGACCGCAGCTCCGGCGTCGCCGGGACCAGGAACCGGGGGAGCAGCGCGACGCCCATCCCGTGCCGGACGTAGTCCGCGCCGGTCGCGATGTTCATGATCTCGA is part of the Cryptosporangium phraense genome and encodes:
- a CDS encoding aldo/keto reductase, with the protein product MRTSLDSYVTLGRSGLRVSPLTLGTMTFGEDSGWGCSPEESEKILQTYLDRGGNSIDTANIYTNGHSEKILGDYFAARPGLRDRIVLGTKFFANLYPGDPNGGGAGRKAIIAQLEQSLRRLRTDYVDLYWLHNWDRGAPIEETLRAMDDLVTAGKVRYLGLSDVPAWYAAEAQTTARFRGWSPVVAMQLEYSLLERTVEGELIPMARHHGLAVMPWGPLKSGFLSGKYTRETAGAVLSPRSALVGVPSADDYDVIDALRAVAGDVGASPAAVALAWARGRAGVGSTLIGARSVEQLNANLESLAVELAPEQVAALDEVSAPTMNFPAANHAHLAPMLQFSGATVDGVHTDVWSSLANSPARY
- a CDS encoding AraC family transcriptional regulator; protein product: MPSLDALRRLITAHAPGAGLDGITLSAVAGPTAPMLSTSRPRLAVVAQGAKRAILHDRTYDYAAGQFLVVTIDAPITGYVTEAPFLGFGMELRPSVIASILLDADLPRSVGTPPGMAVSDADDDLLDAVVRLVRLAERPGDLRILGPMLEREVLWRLLTGAQGATVAQIGLADSNLTHVSRAIRWIRDHYAEALRVNDLARLSGMSVSSFHRHFRAITAMTPIQFQKRIRLQQARALLAASAGDVTSVGFVVGYDSPSQFSREYRRLFGAPPGQDAAHLRTTAPDAPLPIP